From the genome of Gryllotalpicola protaetiae:
TCCTGGTCGAGGGCGATCTGCGGCGTCGCGATGGTCACCACGGGCACGCCCTCCCCGCGGGCGGTCTCGGCCACCACGGCGCCGGCCGGCGTGTCGAGCGACACGACGGCGCGCTTCGCGCGGTCGGCGCGGAACATGGGGAGCTTCCCGGCGAGGTACTCGTCCATGTCCGCGAAGTCATCCATGTGGTCGTACTGCAGATTCGTGAACCCGGCGACGTCGAATTTGAAGCCGTCGACGCGGTGCCGCACGATGCCCTGCACGCTGACCTCGAGCGCGAACGCCTCGACTCCGCGCTCGACCATCAGCGCGAGCAGGGCGTGCAGCTCGCTCGACTCGGGCGTCGTGAGACGGGCGGTGATGGATTCCCCGGCGATGTGCCGCTGCGCCGATGACGACATGCCCGAGACGACGCCGAGCTGCGTCAGCAGTGCGTCCTGCAGGTGCACGGTCGAGGTCTTGCCGTTGGTGCCGGTGATGCCGAGGATCTTGAGCGGGGAATCCGCGGTGCCGTAGACCCACGCCGAATAGTCGGCGAGATGGCCGCGCGGGTCGTCTGTCACCAGCACCGGAACGGAGAGGCCCGCCTCGCGCACGAGCGCCAGGCCGTCGGCATCCGTCACGATCGCGACCGCGCCCTTGTCGACCGCCTGGGGCGCGAAAGACGCACCGTGCGCGCGCACGCCGTGGATGCCGACGAAGATCTCGCCGCTGCGCAGATCGGCCGTCGCGAGCGTGATTCCCGTGGCGGTCAGACCCTCGAGCGACCCGTCGGCCTCGAGGCCGAAGTGCTCCGCGAACTCCGCCAGCGGCCGGGGCGTCGGGTGCTCAGGACGGAGGACGGGGGGAACGCTCTGCATTCGGGAAGTCTATCGAGCGGGTCACTGGCCCTCGGCCTGAGCCGCGCGCTGCAGGGCCTCCTGCAGGCGCTGCTGCGCGTCGCCGTATGCCGTCCAGTCGCCGTTCTTCAGGGCATCCTGCGCGTCGCTGTACGCGTTCTGAGCGTCCGTGATCGCCTGCTGCAGCGCCGCGTTCTTGCCGGGCTGAGCGGTCGGCGTCGCGGTGGGCGTCGGCGTGGACGTGCCGCTGCCGCCCGACCCTGAGCCGCTGCCGTCGCCGCCCGCTGTCGGCGGCGGGGTCGTCTCTGTGCCCTGGTCGCCCGCATTCGCGCCCGAGTTGCCGCCGAACAGCTGGTCGAGCGCCGCGTCGAGCGTCGGCTGCATGTAGATCTTCGTGCCGAACGACACGATCACCTCCTGCAGCAGGGGGTAGCTCGTCGAGCCGGTCGACTTGACGTACACCGGCTCGACGTAGAGCATGCCGCCGCCGACCGGAATCGTCAGCAGGTTGCCGTACTGCACCTGGGTCGAGCCGCCGACGATGCGCAGCTGGTTCAGCTGCTGCGAGACGCCCGGGTCGGACTCGGCGGTCGCCTGCACCTGGCCGGGCCCCCACACGTTGTCGTCGGACGGGATCGTGAGCAGCGTCAGCTTCCCGTAGTCCTTCGACACCTTCCCGTGCGTATCGCCCGCGTCGGAGTCGACGGCGAGATACCCCTTGAGGATGCTTCTGCTGGCGCTCGAGTTGGATGCCGGTATGTACGTCGAATACAGCGTGTAGCTGGGCTTCGACTGCTTCGGCAGCTTCATCGTCAGGTAATACGGCGGCTGCACCGTCGTGCCGTCCTTCGACGGGTCCGGCGGCGACTTCCACACGTCCTCGTTCGAGAAGAAGGCGCCGGCGTCGGTCACGTGGTACGACGCGAGGATCTGCCGCTGCATCTTGAACAGGTCCTCGGGGTAGCGCACGTGGCTCATCAGCTGCGCGCTCATGTCGGAGACCGGCTTGATGTTGAGCGGCAGGATCTTCTCCCAGGTCTTGAGCACCGGGTCGCTCGGGTCCCACGCGTAGAGCGTGACCTTGCCGGTGTACGCGTCGACGGTCGCCTTCACCGAGTTGCGGATGTAGTTGACGTTGTCCATCGGGAACGGCTGGCGGTCGTTCTGCGAGTCGGCGATCGCGCCCGACATGGACTGCCTCATCGAGTACGGGTACTGATCGCTCGTCGTGAAGCCGTCGATGATCCAGTCGATGTGGCCGTCGACGACCGACGGGTACGGGTTCGAGTCAAGGGTCAGGAACGGTGCGACCTGCTTGACGCGGTCGACCGGGTCGCGGTTGTACAGGATCTGCGAGTCGGGGTTCACCTGGTCGCTGAGCACGATCTGCTCGTCCTGGAACTTCAGGGCGTACAGCAGCCGGACGAAGATGTTGGACAGCTTCGGGCCGCCGTTGCCGTCGTAGGTGTTGTAGGTCGCCTGCTTCCCGTCCTTCCCGGCCGGGTAGTCGAGCTCGACCGGCTTGCCGCCCTTGGGCGCGCCCACGATCGAATACGGCGGCGACTCCTCGCCGAAGTACACGCGCGGCTCGTACTTCCCGAGCGTGTCGGAGGTGGGGATGCCGGACTCGAGGAAGTCCGGCGCACCGTCGCTCGCGCGCGTGTTGCCGGCTGCCGCCACGAGACCGTAGCCGTGCGTGTACACGAAGGTGTCGTTGAACCAGTTCTGCGTCGACGAGCCGAGGCCCTCCTGGTTGAGCTCGCGCACCGACACCACCGTGTCCTGCGTCTGCCCGTCGATCGTGTAGCGGTCGACGTCGAGGTTCTGCTGGAACGAGTAGTACTGGCGGAACTGCTGCAGCTGGCTGAACGCCGGGCTGACGAGGGTGGGGTCGAGGATGCGGATGCTCGCCGTCGTGTCCGCGTCCTCGCGCAGTGCTCCTGCCGGCGTGTCGGAGGTCGCGTTGTAGGGCTGCACGTCGATGTCCGACACCCCGTAGGCATCCCTCGTGGCATGTATGGCTTTTTCGACATATGCCGTCTCCCGCGGCTTCTCGCTCGGGTCGACGGTGAACTTCTGCACACCCCACGGGTAGAGCGTGCCGATCACGATCGCACTCACGATCAGCAGCGCGAGGCCGACGAGCGGGTAGCGCCAGCGGCCGGTGACGGCGGTCAGCACGAAGACCAGCCCGACGATCACGGCGATGCCGGCGAGGATCGTCCGCGCCGGGATCGTCGCGTGCACGTCCGTATATGCCGCCCCGGTTATGGAGTCCTTGACGTTCGAATCGGTCAGGGTGTCGAAGCGGTCGAGCCAGATGCTGAGCGCCTGCACGACCATGTAGACGGCGCCGATGATGGCGATCTGCACCCGCGCGGAGCGCGAGATGCGCACCTCGCGGCCGCTCACCCGGATCGAGCCGTAGAGGTAGGCCGTCGCGATCGTCGCGAGGAACGCGATGATCAGCACCGCCAGCGCGAAGCTCACGACCGAGTGGTAGAAGGGCAGCTGGAAGATGTAGAACGCGTCGTCGATGTGGAACTGCGGGTCACTCGTGCCGAACGGCGTCGAGTGCATCCATTCGGCGGCGAGCTGCCAGCGGCTCGAGCTCGCGATGCCGGCGAACAGGCCGAACACGATCGGCACGCCCCACATCGCGAGGCGCCGCAGTGGCTCGACGACCTGCTGGTAGCGGTCGAGCTGGGTGTTGAGCTTCGCGTAGACGGGCCGCAGACGGTAGGCGAGCTGGATCGTCAGCCAGAGGGGGAAGCCCATCCCCAGGAATCCGATCGCGAACATGCTGAGCCCCCACCACCACTGGGTGGTGAGCACGCCGAGGTAGCCGAGCTGCTGGAACCAGAGCACATCGGTGAACACGCTCGCGAAGATGAAGAACGCGATGATGAGCACCACGACGGCGCCGACCGTGATCCACACGGCTGCGCGCCTGCGGCGGTCGACGGGCGGCCGAGCAGGGCCAGAGGCAGGACCGGAGGCAGCGGCGGAACTCACGTTTTCAGCCTAGCTGTGGCATGTTGCGAGCTTGCTGGTGTCGCCGTGCTCGGAGACGGTTTTCAGCACGTTCAAGGAGTCGGTCAGCGTGTTCACAGCGTAGACGCTCAGGCCGGAGGGCACGCGGCCCACGACCTCGTCGCAGTTGGACTTCGGGGCGAGGAACACGGTGGCACCGGCAGCGCGTGCGCCGAACATCTTCTGCCTGATGCCGCCGATCGCGCCGACGTTGCCCTGCGCGTCGATCGTGCCAGTGCCGGCGACGCGCTTGCCGCCGTTCAGATAGCCGGGAGTCAGCTTGTCGTAGATGCCGAGCGCGAACATCATGCCCGCGCTCGGGCCGCCGATGTTCGCGAGCTGGAAGTCGACGGTGACGGGCAGCGTGCCGTACTGCTGGCCGGCTGCCACGCCGAGGATGAAGGAGTCGCCCGACTTCTCCGGCTTGAGCGAGACGTCCTGCTTCTCGCCGCCGCGCTCGATCGTGAGCGTCACGGGGCCGCCGTGCTGCGCCTGCACCGCGTCGCGCAGATCCTGAACGGACTCGACGGCTGAGCCGTCGACCGAGTCGATGCGGTCGTTGGGCTTGAGGTGGCCGTCAGCCGGGGAGCCCTTCTCGACCGAGGCGACGACGACGTGCTGCTCGATGTCGTAGCCGAGGGCCACGAGCGCGGCGGCGGTCGCGTCCTGCTGAGAGGTCGACATCAGCTGCGCGTTCTGCTGGTTCGCCTGGTCGGCGGTCTGGCCGCGCGGGAACTCGGCTTCGACAGGAACGACGGACTTCGAGCGCTGGAACCAGGCGGTCATGACCTGGAACCAGTTCGGCAGCTGCTGCGGGTTGCCGACCACGTTGACGGTGAGCAGGTCGAGCGAGCCGCTCGTCGGGTAGGTCTGCCGGTCGCGCACCGCCAGCACGGGCTTCGCGTTGGACGTCGCCTTCTGCCCGACGGCGGTGTCAACGCCCAGGGTGTTGAACACGGGTCCCGGCTGCTCGATGACGTACGGGCTCGGGGCGAAGCCCAGAATCAGGATGGCGGCGACGGATGCTGCGAGCAGCACGTACCCGATGCGCTTCGCGCGCGGCATCCGTTCGCGCACAGCGTTCTCAGGCTCCTCCGAGTACAAGGTCATCGCGATTCTTTCCGGGTTAGCGTGGACGGGCGCCTGAATAGTATCCGGGCGCGTTATGCCATTGACGAGAGGGTTGCACGCGATGTCGGACGAAGACGACAAGTCTCCCGAGGACGCCCTGCGCGACATGCTGCGCGACATGCTCGCCGGCAACGCCGAGCTCGACCCGCAGAAGCTGGCGGGAGCGGCGGGCCTGCCGAGCGACCCGGCCAGCATCCAGCAGCTGATCACGCAGCTGCAGGGCGCGCTGCGCGGCAACCCCGACGGGTCGATCAACTGGGACCTCGCGCTGCAGCAGGGGCGGCAGCTCGCGCAGTCGGGGTCGGTCGCGACGCCCCCGGGGCAGACGTCGGCGCTCGAGCAGGCGTTCCATGTCGCCGCACTGTGGCTCGACGAGGCGACGTCGGTGGGCGCGCTCGTCGCCACCCCCGCGCTGCTGTCTCGGAGCGAGTGGGTGAAGCGCACGATGCCGTTGTGGACCCAGCTCGCCGAACCGGTCGCGAACTCGATCGCCGACTCGCTGACCAAGGTGATGAGCGAGCAGGCCCCCGAGGAGCTTCAGGGCATGCTCGCGAACGCCGGCCAGATGGTGCGCGCCGTCGGCGGCACCCTGTTCGCGATGCAGCTCGGCCAGGTGGTCGGGCAGCTGTCCACCGAAGTTGTCTCCGGCGGCGACATCGGCATTCCCCTGCTCGAGGACGGGCAGGCGGCGCTGCTGCCGCAGAACGTGCGCGACTTCGGCGAGGGCCTCGACATCGCAGACGATCAAGTGGCTCTGTATCTGGCCGTTCGAGAGCTCGCGCACGCACGGCTGTTCCGGCACGCGAAGTGGCTGCGGCTTCAGGTGATCACCGCGATCACCGAGTTCGCCCGCGGCATCTCGATCGACACCGAGCGGCTCGAAGACGTCGCGTCGTCGTTCGACCCGGCGAACCCTGAAGAGCTGCGCGAGGTGCTGGCCTCCGGTGCGCTGATCCCGCCGAAGACCGAGGCGCAGGAAGCGGCCCTGGCGCGCCTCGAGACTCAGCTCGCGCTCATCGAGGGCTGGGTCGACGTGGTCACGAACGAGGCGACGACCAGGCTGCCGCGCGCAGACGCCGTGGCCGAGACCGTGCGCCGCCGCCGCGCGGCGGGCGGCCCGGCCGAGTCGGCGTTCGCGACCCTGGTCGGGCTCGAGCTGCGACCGCGCCGGCTGCGCGAGGCGGCCGCCATGTGGCGTCAGGTGACGGATGCCGTGGGGGCCGTCAAGCGCGACGAGCTGTGGTCGCACCCCGACCTGCAGCCGGAAGCCGCCGACATCGACGACCCGCAGCGACTGATCGCGAAGCTCACGGGCAACGCGCCCGTCGACCCCGAGATGGACGCGCTCGACCGGGCTCTCGAGGACC
Proteins encoded in this window:
- a CDS encoding YlbL family protein — its product is MTLYSEEPENAVRERMPRAKRIGYVLLAASVAAILILGFAPSPYVIEQPGPVFNTLGVDTAVGQKATSNAKPVLAVRDRQTYPTSGSLDLLTVNVVGNPQQLPNWFQVMTAWFQRSKSVVPVEAEFPRGQTADQANQQNAQLMSTSQQDATAAALVALGYDIEQHVVVASVEKGSPADGHLKPNDRIDSVDGSAVESVQDLRDAVQAQHGGPVTLTIERGGEKQDVSLKPEKSGDSFILGVAAGQQYGTLPVTVDFQLANIGGPSAGMMFALGIYDKLTPGYLNGGKRVAGTGTIDAQGNVGAIGGIRQKMFGARAAGATVFLAPKSNCDEVVGRVPSGLSVYAVNTLTDSLNVLKTVSEHGDTSKLATCHS
- a CDS encoding Mur ligase family protein is translated as MQSVPPVLRPEHPTPRPLAEFAEHFGLEADGSLEGLTATGITLATADLRSGEIFVGIHGVRAHGASFAPQAVDKGAVAIVTDADGLALVREAGLSVPVLVTDDPRGHLADYSAWVYGTADSPLKILGITGTNGKTSTVHLQDALLTQLGVVSGMSSSAQRHIAGESITARLTTPESSELHALLALMVERGVEAFALEVSVQGIVRHRVDGFKFDVAGFTNLQYDHMDDFADMDEYLAGKLPMFRADRAKRAVVSLDTPAGAVVAETARGEGVPVVTIATPQIALDQELAATADWIVEAGESTADVHTAFTLRSADGTRSLTSVTPVIGAHMVANTGIAIVMLLEAGYAWDDIVQVLERDGGIQTVLPGRTEVVTTGRGPVVYLDFGHTPDGFERTTQEVRKVTKGRLITMIGADGSRDTTKRPAMGAAAALNSDATIVTDHHPRWEDAAVIRAGLLKGALEARPDGDIREIFPPEEAIKVAVGMLGEDDALLWFGPGHQTHREIQGVRHPYDPRGMATAALIESGWGPVSD
- a CDS encoding zinc-dependent metalloprotease, which produces MSDEDDKSPEDALRDMLRDMLAGNAELDPQKLAGAAGLPSDPASIQQLITQLQGALRGNPDGSINWDLALQQGRQLAQSGSVATPPGQTSALEQAFHVAALWLDEATSVGALVATPALLSRSEWVKRTMPLWTQLAEPVANSIADSLTKVMSEQAPEELQGMLANAGQMVRAVGGTLFAMQLGQVVGQLSTEVVSGGDIGIPLLEDGQAALLPQNVRDFGEGLDIADDQVALYLAVRELAHARLFRHAKWLRLQVITAITEFARGISIDTERLEDVASSFDPANPEELREVLASGALIPPKTEAQEAALARLETQLALIEGWVDVVTNEATTRLPRADAVAETVRRRRAAGGPAESAFATLVGLELRPRRLREAAAMWRQVTDAVGAVKRDELWSHPDLQPEAADIDDPQRLIAKLTGNAPVDPEMDALDRALEDLLNDDSGDRPAEG
- a CDS encoding UPF0182 family protein; amino-acid sequence: MSSAAASGPASGPARPPVDRRRRAAVWITVGAVVVLIIAFFIFASVFTDVLWFQQLGYLGVLTTQWWWGLSMFAIGFLGMGFPLWLTIQLAYRLRPVYAKLNTQLDRYQQVVEPLRRLAMWGVPIVFGLFAGIASSSRWQLAAEWMHSTPFGTSDPQFHIDDAFYIFQLPFYHSVVSFALAVLIIAFLATIATAYLYGSIRVSGREVRISRSARVQIAIIGAVYMVVQALSIWLDRFDTLTDSNVKDSITGAAYTDVHATIPARTILAGIAVIVGLVFVLTAVTGRWRYPLVGLALLIVSAIVIGTLYPWGVQKFTVDPSEKPRETAYVEKAIHATRDAYGVSDIDVQPYNATSDTPAGALREDADTTASIRILDPTLVSPAFSQLQQFRQYYSFQQNLDVDRYTIDGQTQDTVVSVRELNQEGLGSSTQNWFNDTFVYTHGYGLVAAAGNTRASDGAPDFLESGIPTSDTLGKYEPRVYFGEESPPYSIVGAPKGGKPVELDYPAGKDGKQATYNTYDGNGGPKLSNIFVRLLYALKFQDEQIVLSDQVNPDSQILYNRDPVDRVKQVAPFLTLDSNPYPSVVDGHIDWIIDGFTTSDQYPYSMRQSMSGAIADSQNDRQPFPMDNVNYIRNSVKATVDAYTGKVTLYAWDPSDPVLKTWEKILPLNIKPVSDMSAQLMSHVRYPEDLFKMQRQILASYHVTDAGAFFSNEDVWKSPPDPSKDGTTVQPPYYLTMKLPKQSKPSYTLYSTYIPASNSSASRSILKGYLAVDSDAGDTHGKVSKDYGKLTLLTIPSDDNVWGPGQVQATAESDPGVSQQLNQLRIVGGSTQVQYGNLLTIPVGGGMLYVEPVYVKSTGSTSYPLLQEVIVSFGTKIYMQPTLDAALDQLFGGNSGANAGDQGTETTPPPTAGGDGSGSGSGGSGTSTPTPTATPTAQPGKNAALQQAITDAQNAYSDAQDALKNGDWTAYGDAQQRLQEALQRAAQAEGQ